In one Colletotrichum destructivum chromosome 2, complete sequence genomic region, the following are encoded:
- a CDS encoding Putative peptide chain release factor class I, with protein MKLVIGILRSVRPRLGNPFTRPLQPIRWARFQAFEAEFDPEELAKARSWHATFDGSQLPKGQTSYARSSGPGGQHVNKTESKAITVWPVKDLLSVLPKLLHRGIRESKYYTARSDSLTLQAQTHRHREANTEENQHKLIDEVKRIYAETVPGETSPDKKKKHAEIAKSFNEGRLRQKKQLGSKKQSRRSAFD; from the exons ATGAAGCTGGTCATTGGTATCCTTCGATCCGTACGCCCAAGATTGGGGAATCCTTTCACACGACCCCTGCAACCCATTCGCTGGGCCAGGTTCCAGGCATTCGAGGCAGAGTTTGACCCTGAAGAGCTGGCAAAGGCGAGATCATGGCACGCGACCTTCGACGGTAGCCAGCTTCCCAAGGGCCAGACAAGTTACGCGCGCTCAAGCGGCCCCGGTGGACAGCACGTCAATAA AACTGAAAGCAAAGCCATCACTGTGTGGCCTGTGAAGGACCTCCTGTCGGTTTTGCCGAAACTGCTGCACCGAGGCATCAGAGAATCGAAATATTACACGGCCAGATCGGATTCATTGACGCTGCAGGCACAGACGCACCGGCACAGAGAGGCCAACACAGAAGAGAACCAGCATAAACTCATCGATGAAGTTAAGAGGATATACGCAGAGACAGTCCCAGGCGAGACGAGCccggacaagaagaagaagcacgccGAGAT AGCAAAGTCATTCAACGAAGGACGGCTCAGGCAGAAGAAACAGCTGGGCTCCAAGAAGCAGAGTCGACGGTCGGCATTCGACTGA
- a CDS encoding Putative serine/threonine-protein kinase, active → MASNGSNGASQQPQVQPCRYKVGKTLGAGSYSVVKECVHIDTGRYYAAKVINKRLMAGREHMVRNEIAVLKKVSMGNQNILTLVDYFETMNNLYLVTDLALGGELFDRICRKGSYFESDAADLVRATLSAVAYLHDHGIVHRDLKPENLLFRTPEDNADLLIADFGLSRIMDEEQFHVLTTTCGTPGYMAPEIFKKIGHGKPVDVWAIGVITYFLLCGYTPFDRDSDFEEMQAILNADYSFTPFDYWRGVSDHAKDFIRRCLTIDPNKRMTAHDALQHPFVAGYLNNGEGEGQNLLPTVKKNFNARRTLHAAIDTVRAINKLREGQANLMDGAKSQEPTRGAAALKTQPNTRKDDSAISISSQGDKDSGYGTQPEADSQTDVVMTDAGPTLSSVPASLRPGSEQNKVVETSRGLWSGSALRR, encoded by the exons ATGGCTTCCAACGGTTCCAATGGAGCCTCTCAGCAGCCTCAGGTCCAGCCCTGCAGATACAAGGTCGGCAAGACGCTGGGCGCTGGCTCTTACTCCGTCGTGAAGGAATGCGTCCACATCGATACCGGTCGCTACTACGCCGCAAAGGTCATCAACAAGCGATTGATGGCCGGCCGAGAACACATG GTCCGCAACGAGATCGCAGTGCTGAAAAAGGTCTCCATGGGCAACCAGAACATCCTGACCCTCGTCGACTACTTCGAAACCATGAACAACCTCTACCTCGTCACCGACCTGGCTCTCGGCGGTGAGCTCTTTGACCGAATCTGCCGCAAAGGCAGCTACTTCGAGtccgatgccgccgaccttgTCCGCGCCACCCTCTCCGCCGTCGCGTACCTGCACGACCACGGCATCGTCCACCGCGACCTGAAGCCCGAGAACCTCCTTTTCCGCACACCAGAAGACAATGCAGACCTCCTAATTGCCGATTTCGGACTGAGCCGCATTATGGATGAGGAGCAGTTCCACGTCCTGACCACGACATGCGGCACCCCTGGATACATGGCTCCCGAGATCTTCAAAAAGATTGGCCATGGCAAACCCGTCGATGTCTGGGCTATTGGCGTCATCACCTACTTCCTCCTGTGCGGCTACACGCCCTTCGACCGCGACAGCGATTTCGAGGAGATGCAGGCCATCCTGAACGCCGACTACAGTTTCACGCCCTTCGACTACTGGCGCGGCGTCTCCGACCATGCCAAGGACTTCATCCGTCGCTGCCTCACCATCGACCCGAACAAGCGCATGACGGCGCATGACGCCCTGCAGCACcccttcgtcgccggctACCTCAACAACGGCGAAGGTGAAGGCCAGAACCTGTTGCCAACCGTCAAGAAGAACTTCAACGCTCGCAGGACCCTGCATGCTGCCATTGATACCGTCCGCGCCATCAACAAGCTCCGCGAGGGTCAGGCCAACTTGATGGACGGGGCCAAGTCGCAAGAACCCACACGGGGCGCCGCGGCTCTGAAGACCCAGCCAAACACGAGAAAGGACGATAGCGCCATCAGTATAAGTAGCCAGGGTGATAAGGACTCGGGCTACGGTACCCAGCCCGAAGCTGATAGCCAGACTGATGTTGTCATGACAGATGCCGGGCCAACGCTGAGCAGTGTACCAGCCAGCCTGCGGCCAGGCAGTGAGCAGAACAAAGTGGTTGAAACGAGCAGGGGCCTGTGGAGTGGTTCTGCATTGCGACGATAG
- a CDS encoding Putative growth factor receptor cysteine-rich domain superfamily → MKFAALVSALTLLASAASAATCYDCNYRSVDPNRCSSCASSQVPYGNNQRCVACTSPCLETSDYAGARIYDC, encoded by the coding sequence ATGAagttcgccgccctcgtctccGCCCTCACGCtcctcgcctccgccgcaTCTGCCGCGACCTGCTACGACTGCAACTACAGGTCCGTCGACCCGAAccgctgcagcagctgcgcGAGCTCGCAGGTACCTTATGGGAACAACCAGCGCTGCGTGGCATGCACCTCCCCCTGCCTGGAGACCAGCGACTACGCCGGTGCGAGAATCTACGACTGCTGA